From Triticum urartu cultivar G1812 chromosome 2, Tu2.1, whole genome shotgun sequence, a single genomic window includes:
- the LOC125535802 gene encoding cytochrome c oxidase subunit 2, with translation MILRSLSCRFLTIALCDAAEPWQLGSQDAATPMMQGIIDLHHDIFFFLILILVFVSRMLVRALWHFNEQTNPIPQRIVHGTTIEIIRTIFPSVILLFIAIPSFALLYSMDGVLVDPAITIKAIGHQWYRTYEYSDYNSSDEQSLTFDSYTIPEDDPELGQSRLLEVDNRVVVPAKTHLRMIVTPADVPHSWAVPSSGVKCDAVPGRSNLTSISVQREGVYYGQCSEIRGTNHAFTPIVVEAVTLKDYADWVSNQLILQTN, from the exons ATGATTCTTCGTTCATTATCATGTCGATTCCTCACAATCGCTCTTTGTGATGCTGCGGAACCATGGCAATTAGGATCTCAAGACGCAGCAACACCTATGATGCAAGGAATCATTGACTTACATCACGATATCTTTTTCTTCCTCATTCTTATTTTGGTTTTCGTATCACGGATGTTGGTTCGCGCTTTATGGCATTTCAACGAGCAAACTAATCCAATCCCACAAAGGATTGTTCATGGAACTACTATCGAAATTATTCGGACCATATTTCCAAGTGTCATTCTTTTGTTCATTGCTATACCATCGTTTGCTCTGTTATACTCAATGGACGGGGTATTAGTAGATCCAGCCATTACTATCAAAGCTATTGGACATCAATGGTATCGGA CTTATGAGTATTCGGACTATAACAGTTCCGATGAACAGTCACTCACTTTTGACAGTTATACGATTCCAGAAGATGATCCAGAATTGGGTCAATCACGTTTATTAGAAGTTGACAATAGAGTGGTTGTACCAGCCAAAACTCATCTACGTATGATTGTAACACCCGCTGATGTACCTCATAGTTGGGCTGTACCTTCCTCAGGTGTCAAATGTGATGCTGTACCTGGTCGTTCAAATCTTACCTCCATCTCGGTACAACGAGAAGGAGTTTACTATGGTCAGTGCAGTGAGATTCGTGGAACTAATCATGCCTTTACGCCTATCGTCGTAGAAGCAGTGACTTTGAAAGATTATGCGGATTGGGTATCCAATCAATTAATCCTCCAAACCAACTAA
- the LOC125535805 gene encoding NADH dehydrogenase [ubiquinone] iron-sulfur protein 3, protein MDNQSIFQYSWEILPKKWVHKMKRSEHGNRSYTNTDYPFPLLCFLKWHTYTRVQVSIDICGVDHPSRKRRFEVVHNLLSTRYNSRIRVQTSADEVTRISPVVSLFPSAGRWEREVWDMSGVSSINHPDLRRISTDYGFEGHPLRKDFPLSGYVEVRYDDPEKRVVSEPIEMTQEFRYFDFASPWEQRSDG, encoded by the coding sequence ATGGATAACCAATCCATTTTCCAATATAGTTGGGAGATTTTACCCAAGAAATGGGTACATAAAATGAAAAGATCGGAACATGGGAATAGATCTTATACCAATACTGACTACCCATTTCCATTGTTGTGCTTTCTAAAATGGCATACCTATACAAGGGTTCAAGTTTCGATCGATATTTGCGGAGTGGATCATCCCTCTCGAAAACGAAGATTTGAAGTTGTCCATAATTTACTGAGTACTCGGTATAACTCACGCATTCGTGTACAAACAAGTGCAGACGAAGTAACACGAATATCTCCGGTAGTCAGTCTATTTCCATCAGCCGGCCGGTGGGAGCGAGAAGTATGGGATATGTCTGGTGTTTCTTCCATCAATCATCCGGATTTACGCCGTATATCAACAGATTATGGTTTCGAGGGTCATCCATTACGAAAAGACTTTCCTCTGAGTGGATATGTGGAAGTACGCTATGATGATCCAGAGAAACGTGTGGTTTCTGAACCCATTGAGATGACCCAAGAATTTCGCTATTTCGATTTTGCTAGTCCTTGGGAACAGCGTAGCGACGGATAA